Proteins from a genomic interval of Quercus lobata isolate SW786 chromosome 11, ValleyOak3.0 Primary Assembly, whole genome shotgun sequence:
- the LOC115967170 gene encoding uncharacterized protein LOC115967170, with translation MDPPPQDELRQAIAELTARLGHLKARYDEENANNGRNNNRHGPYPRQDHRDNEDNSAKHIKVEAPTFDGVRNPQVYNDWVREMEHFFEWYDLSEDRKVWFAKMKLVGRAKLHWDSVVNHLRKTRQSPITLWEEMKAKFNEKYFPVSHQGNLLDQWHDLRQDNRSATKYVEQFEEYRIRSNATEDEPITLSRFRKGLNYDLQRELVARQISTLDDAYTLVQDLKLILRPQGGRRFDNRMLPRNNFDGPQGRYLQELDGEEEVEEVVYEPNTEDIVEIGEDDSTQLASLEPYHLLITSMKSEESDDWKRNTIFQTFVKCGTTNCKVIIDSGSCINAVSSKLVSLLGLKLVAHLKPYKDTFLGRPWVYDLDVTLYGRSNSCSFMHNGQRIKLNLVKTKFVSASKAREEPKKQSMNLISPKELERAVNQDSIIFAMVVKEIALDNFEEPRKEVWSVLQEFQDVFPKELPNQLPPMHDIQHAIGLVPGAALPNLPHYRMSPPHMMRWLDDMFDMMSGATIFSKIDLKSGYHQIRIRPGFVVSSKEVSADLQKVKAIMDWPEPKNINEVRSFHGLATFYRCFIRGFSTIMAPITNCMKQGEFQWSNVTGKAFQEIKKKKTEAPVMRLPDFDKVFEVECDASGVGIGGVLSQDCHPIAYFIEKLNEAKKKYSTYDKELYAVVQALRYWSHYLTTHEFVIYSDHDALRHINSQKKLNA, from the exons ATGGATCCTCCTCCCCAAGATGAATTAAGACAAGCCATTGCAGAGCTTACTGCCCGTCTAGGCCACTTAAAGGCTAGGTATGACGAGGAAAATGCAAATAATGGCAGAAATAATAATAGGCATGGCCCTTACCCCAGGCAAGACCATAGAGACAATGAAGACAACTCTGCTAAGCATATCAAAGTAGAGGCTCCTACCTTCGATGGTGTTAGGAACCCTCAGGTCTACAATGATTGGGTGCGAGAGATGGAGCATTTTTTTGAGTGGTATGACCTGTCTGAGGATAGAAAGGTTTGGTTTGCCAAAATGAAACTTGTAGGAAGAGCAAAACTCCATTGGGATAGTGTTGTCAACCACCTCCGTAAGACCCGCCAATCACCCATAACTCTTTGGGAAGAAATGAAGGCCAAGTTCAATGAAAAGTACTTCCCAGTCTCTCATCAAGGCAACTTGTTGGATCAATGGCATGATTTGAGACAAGACAATAGGTCTGCTACTAAGTACGTAGAACAATTTGAAGAGTACAGGATACGTAGCAATGCAACTGAGGATGAGCCAATTACCTTGAGTAGATTTAGGAAAGGTCTTAATTATGATCTTCAAAGAGAATTGGTGGCTCGACAAATCTCAACTCTTGATGATGCTTATACCTTAGTACAAGATTTAAAGCTGATCCTTAGGCCCCAAGGTGGAAGGAGATTTGACAATCGCATGTTGCCTCGCAACAATTTTGATGGTCCCCAAGGTAGATACCTCCAAG AATTGGATGGAGAGGAAGAGGTAGAAGAAGTAGTCTATGAGCCTAACACTGAAGACATTGTAGAAATAGGAGAGGATGATTCCACCCAATTAGCTTCATTAGAGCCCTACCATCTTTTGATAACCTCAATGAAG TCCGAAGAAAGTGATGATTGGAAAAGAAATACTATCTTCCAAACCTTTGTCAAGTGTGGAACCACAAATTGCAAGGTTATCATTGACAGTGGAAGTTGCATTAATGCAGTTTCTTCTAAACTTGTCTCCCTCCTAGGTTTGAAGTTAGTTGCCCATCTTAAGCCCTATAAG GACACATTTTTGGGACGACCATGGGTCTATGATTTAGATGTCACTCTTTATGGTCGCTCGAACTCTTGTTCCTTCATGCACAATGGACAAAGGATTAAGCTTAACCTAGTCAAAACTAAGTTTGTTAGTGCAAGTAAGGCTAGAGAAGAGCCCAAAAAGCAAAGTATGAACCTCATTAGTCCAAAAGAACTTGAAAGAGCTGTCAATCAAGACTCCATCATCTTTGCTATGGTTGTTAAGGAAATTGCACTAGATAACTTTGAAGAACCAAGAAAAGAAGTATGGTCAGTGCTTCAAGAGTTCCAAGATGTTTTCCCTAAGGAGCTTCCAAATCAATTGCCTCCTATGCATGATATTCAACACGCCATAGGTCTTGTCCCGGGAGCAGCACTCCCAAATTTGCCCCACTATAGAATGAGCCCTCCTCACATGATGAGATG GTTAGATGATATGTTTGATATGATGTCAGGAGCCACAATCTTTTCGAAGATTGATTTGAAAAGTGGATACCACCAGATTAGGATTCGCCCAG GTTTTGTGGTTTCATCTAAAGAAGTTTCTGCTGACCTACAAAAGGTCAAGGCCATAATGGATTGGCCCGAACCCAAGAACATTAATGAGGTTCGCAGTTTTCATGGGCTTGCAACTTTCTATCGCTGCTTCATACGTGGATTTAGTACAATCATGGCACCAATCACTAATTGTATGAAGCAAGGCGAATTCCAATGGTCAAATGTTACTGGTAAAgcatttcaagaaatcaagaagaagaagacagaaGCACCGGTGATGCGCCTACCAGACTTTGATAAGGTCTTTGAAGTGGAATGTGATGCGTCTGGTGTAGGCATAGGAGGAGTTCTTAGCCAAGATTGTCACCCTATAGCTTACTTTATTGAGAAATTAAATGAGGCTAAGAAGAAGTATTCAACATATGACAAAGAACTTTATGCTGTGGTACAAGCTTTAAGATATTGGAGCCATTATTTGACAACCCATGAGTTTGTCATTTATTCGGATCATGATGCTCTCCGCCACATCAATtcccaaaagaaattaaatgcTTGA
- the LOC115968806 gene encoding non-functional pseudokinase ZED1-like, whose translation MRWSWFMPFHHFFNKRREETEETERAFYENGSLLLEKLIASCNAKPIPIRTFSAQQLRQATNNFSSEKLVLGFSIWYKVSLEGRIFLIKSSFVRNTKLINIRTFSPQQLRQATNNYPAQHLELYWYKGSLEGRIVLIKRLDNLAYIAINDLVISAQMSGHSNVLKPIGCCLHTRIPILAFEFAANGFLSDRIYVSRVTELQHEPMEWERRLKIARQIAHALSYLHTAFPRPVIYMAMDLHSILLDEHDVPKLSHFHFSVSIPEGEADVDAPFRSIFCAPEFEATGKVTEKADVYDFGRFLLELLTGEDSLKDSTFIAYIHNCAQGSCINEIVDPAILAEGGVSLQYQLQAVADLALTCTEEDPQRRPTMVDVTKQLRRIERFAQMGEVLLGNLQNLKLHESFEEHASASLKRNASSDEIQAVNEASERPLEV comes from the exons ATGCGCTGGAGTTGGTTCATGCCATTTCATCATTTctttaataaaagaagagaggaaacaGAGGAAACAGAGAGAGCGTTTTATGAGAATGGAAGCCTGTTACTTGAGAAGCTGATTGCCTCTTGCAATGCCAAGCCTATTCCCATCCGTACCTTCTCCGCTCAACAGCTCCGCCAAGCGACCAACAACTTTTCTTCTGAAAAGCTGGTATTGGGGTTCTCTATTTGGTACAAGGTTTCTCTTGAAGGACGAATTTTTCTCATCAAGTCTTCTTTTGTTCGCAATACCAAGCTTATTAACATCCGTACCTTCTCCCCTCAACAACTCCGCCAAGCAACCAACAATTATCCTGCTCAACATCTGGAACTTTATTGGTACAAAGGTTCTCTTGAAGGACGAATTGTTCTCATTAAGCGTTTAGATAATTTGGCCTATATAGCCATCAATGATTTAGTGATTTCTGCACAAATGAGTGGTCACAGCAATGTATTAAAGCCCATAGGTTGTTGTCTCCACACTCGAATCCCCATTTTGGCGTTTGAATTTGCCGCCAATGGTTTCCTTTCTGATCGAATTTATGTCTCCCGTGTTACTGAACTACAACATGAGCCGATGGAGTGGGAGAGAAGGTTAAAGATTGCAAGGCAGATTGCTCATGCTCTTTCTTATCTCCATACTGCCTTCCCTAGACCTGTCATCTACATGGCTATGGATCTGCACAGTATCTTATTAGATGAACATGATGTTCCCAAATTGTCCCACTTTCATTTTTCTGTGTCAATTCCCGAAGGTGAAGCTGACGTGGACGCTCCTTTTCGTTCAATATTCTGCGCCCCGGAGTTTGAAGCAACAGGCAAGGTAACTGAGAAAGCCGATGTATATGATTTTGGTCGGTTTCTTCTAGAACTTTTAACTGGAGAGGATTCTCTTAAAGATTCTACTTTCATAGCATACATACATAACTGTGCTCAAGGTAGTTGCATAAACGAGATTGTGGATCCTGCAATCTTGGCTGAAGGAGGTGTTAGTTTACAGTACCAATTACAGGCTGTGGCAGACCTTGCCTTGACATGTACAGAAGAAGATCCACAAAGAAGGCCAACTATGGTTGATGTCACCAAACAACTCAGGCGGATTGAAAG GTTCGCACAAATGGGTGAAGTCCTCTTGGGAAATTTGCAGAATTTAAAGCTTCATGAGAGTTTTGAAGAGCATGCTTCTGCATCATTGAAAAGGAATGCTTCTAGTGATGAAATCCAAGCAGTAAACGAAGCCTCTGAAAGGCCTCTTGAAGTTTGA